A window of the Kosakonia radicincitans DSM 16656 genome harbors these coding sequences:
- a CDS encoding PTS sugar transporter subunit IIB: MKNIVLCCAAGMSTSMLVQRMKDAAQKKGVEVSIKAVPVAEFKDEIATADIVLLGPQVKYEQAKLQAQAEPLGKKVAVIDMMDYGMMKGDVVLEKALKLLE, translated from the coding sequence ATGAAAAACATCGTTTTATGTTGTGCTGCGGGTATGTCCACCAGCATGCTGGTGCAGCGGATGAAAGATGCAGCGCAGAAGAAAGGGGTCGAAGTTTCTATCAAAGCGGTTCCCGTTGCGGAATTTAAGGACGAGATTGCAACGGCGGATATCGTGTTGCTGGGGCCACAAGTGAAATACGAGCAGGCAAAATTGCAGGCGCAGGCGGAGCCGCTGGGGAAAAAGGTGGCGGTTATCGACATGATGGATTACGGCATGATGAAAGGCGATGTCGTACTTGAAAAAGCCCTTAAGCTTCTGGAGTGA
- a CDS encoding PTS lactose/cellobiose transporter subunit IIA, with product MEDLETIIMELLVNAGAARSQALTALQQARKGDFDAAEQAMEESREFVKAAHKIQTQLIGLDEGTGKLPVNLITVHSQDHLMNAMVIQDLAGDMIELYRRLPLRN from the coding sequence ATGGAAGATTTAGAAACCATCATTATGGAACTGTTGGTTAACGCGGGCGCCGCGCGCAGCCAGGCGTTGACCGCACTGCAACAGGCACGTAAAGGCGATTTTGACGCGGCGGAACAGGCGATGGAAGAGTCGCGGGAATTCGTTAAAGCCGCGCACAAAATTCAGACTCAGTTAATCGGTCTGGATGAAGGGACAGGCAAACTGCCGGTCAATCTGATTACCGTCCATTCGCAGGATCATCTGATGAACGCGATGGTGATTCAGGATCTGGCAGGTGACATGATTGAGCTGTACCGTCGTCTGCCACTGCGTAATTGA
- a CDS encoding sensor domain-containing diguanylate cyclase: MKIHSRQLSFTAPILVSFIGIFAGFVMIAILVIFSQRKEMLEQYQDINRNFTHNLAVNHAQSILRENDYILNRAALFLAQGNNLDETVNGNREQGLQLMMKLLALMPTVSSISLADSQGRYLRAPQVIAGSVSDSFDASTRPWFMHQAESSMFNHYTDTYTDYFTHNPTVSLYKPVISLDGKLKGTLAFHLDLVSMSFTLRTMQAPMQGEFFVVDREGKAMLHPDTSSLFKAFISPLLLAAMTGGEGSVYDEKSATWYYYYAFTNPDWLAIYKVHDSTLNNLTRHATMIVGWGFGTAAVVIILFGLYLRHASRTVLINIINAINTGDVKRAPKLEAMLSKAIKSNKEREQSWVRQATIDALTNCKNRRAFDADIASLMNDHQPFSLALVDIDNFKSINDTWGHLSGDIVLRNVAREGLKVMQPHGISLYRYGGEEFAVIFPETHIENSQDYLEEWRSNVANRGWREDGLIVTFSAGLGEWHMESLEQLVTGVDEALYQAKQQGKNRILLTNAN, from the coding sequence ATGAAAATTCATAGTCGACAACTCTCTTTCACCGCCCCCATTCTGGTGAGCTTTATCGGGATCTTCGCGGGATTTGTGATGATCGCCATCCTGGTTATCTTCAGTCAGCGCAAAGAGATGCTGGAACAATATCAGGACATTAACCGTAACTTCACCCATAACCTGGCTGTGAACCATGCCCAGTCGATCCTGCGGGAAAATGACTACATCCTTAATCGCGCCGCGCTATTTTTAGCGCAAGGCAATAATTTAGATGAAACCGTCAACGGCAATCGCGAGCAGGGTCTGCAATTAATGATGAAGCTGCTGGCGCTAATGCCGACGGTTTCTTCTATTTCGCTTGCGGATTCACAGGGAAGGTATCTGCGCGCTCCGCAGGTGATAGCAGGCAGCGTAAGCGATAGTTTCGATGCCAGCACACGCCCGTGGTTTATGCATCAGGCAGAGTCCAGCATGTTTAACCACTACACCGACACGTATACGGATTACTTCACTCATAACCCGACAGTGAGCCTCTATAAACCGGTGATTTCCCTTGACGGCAAGCTGAAGGGAACGCTGGCATTCCATCTCGATCTGGTTTCGATGAGTTTCACACTGCGTACGATGCAGGCACCGATGCAGGGGGAGTTTTTCGTGGTCGACCGTGAAGGCAAAGCGATGCTGCATCCGGATACCAGTTCGCTGTTTAAAGCATTTATCAGCCCGTTACTGCTGGCGGCAATGACCGGCGGAGAAGGCTCTGTTTACGATGAAAAAAGCGCAACCTGGTATTACTACTATGCCTTTACCAACCCGGACTGGCTTGCCATCTACAAGGTTCACGACAGCACGCTGAATAACCTTACCCGCCACGCGACCATGATCGTCGGCTGGGGTTTTGGTACGGCAGCCGTCGTGATTATTCTGTTCGGGCTTTACCTTCGTCATGCCTCAAGGACCGTACTAATCAATATCATCAATGCCATCAACACGGGCGATGTAAAACGGGCGCCGAAGCTGGAAGCTATGCTGAGCAAAGCGATCAAAAGTAACAAAGAGCGCGAACAATCATGGGTGCGCCAGGCCACTATTGATGCGTTGACCAACTGCAAAAACCGGCGCGCTTTTGATGCCGATATTGCCTCCCTGATGAACGATCACCAACCGTTTTCACTGGCACTGGTGGATATCGACAACTTCAAGTCCATCAACGATACGTGGGGTCATTTAAGTGGTGATATTGTCCTGCGCAATGTCGCGCGTGAAGGGCTGAAAGTGATGCAGCCGCATGGCATTTCGCTTTATCGCTACGGCGGAGAAGAGTTTGCAGTGATCTTCCCTGAGACGCATATTGAAAATTCACAGGATTACCTTGAAGAGTGGCGAAGCAACGTAGCAAATCGTGGCTGGCGTGAAGACGGCCTGATTGTTACCTTCAGCGCCGGGCTCGGCGAGTGGCACATGGAGTCGCTGGAGCAACTCGTCACCGGAGTTGATGAAGCGTTGTATCAAGCCAAGCAGCAGGGTAAGAACCGGATTCTACTGACGAATGCTAATTAG